One stretch of Roseibium sp. HPY-6 DNA includes these proteins:
- a CDS encoding SDR family oxidoreductase, whose translation MRLQGKTILITAAGQGMGRASALACAAEGANVIATDKDAALLSGLEGIETRVLDVTDETAIAQLASDLPDLDGLFNVAGFVHHGTILDISDEDWAFSFDLNVTSMMRLTRACLPGMLRQAEATGSASIVNMSSMASSVKGFPVRTAYGATKAAVIGLTKGIAADFIAKGIRCNAICPGTVDTPSLRGRINAAPDPVQAEKDFVARQPMGRLALVEDITPIAVYLLSDESQFVTGQAMLVDGGVTI comes from the coding sequence ATGCGGCTCCAGGGAAAGACCATTCTCATCACGGCGGCCGGCCAAGGTATGGGGCGAGCCAGTGCGCTCGCCTGCGCTGCGGAAGGCGCTAACGTCATTGCGACCGACAAGGATGCGGCTTTGCTGTCAGGCCTTGAAGGTATCGAAACCCGGGTGCTTGACGTCACCGATGAAACTGCCATCGCTCAACTGGCATCCGATTTGCCGGATCTCGACGGATTGTTCAACGTTGCCGGCTTTGTTCATCACGGGACCATTCTGGATATTTCGGACGAAGACTGGGCGTTCAGTTTCGATCTCAACGTCACATCCATGATGAGGCTGACCCGTGCTTGTCTGCCCGGGATGCTGCGCCAGGCGGAAGCGACCGGATCTGCATCAATCGTCAACATGTCTTCCATGGCGAGCTCAGTAAAGGGTTTCCCCGTCCGCACGGCCTATGGCGCGACCAAGGCGGCGGTGATCGGACTGACAAAGGGGATTGCGGCGGATTTCATTGCCAAAGGCATCCGGTGCAATGCGATTTGCCCCGGAACGGTAGACACGCCTTCGCTTCGTGGCCGTATCAATGCGGCGCCCGACCCGGTGCAGGCGGAGAAGGATTTTGTTGCCAGGCAACCAATGGGTCGATTGGCGCTGGTTGAAGACATCACACCGATCGCAGTCTATCTGCTGTCGGATGAAAGCCAGTTCGTTACCGGCCAGGCGATGCTGGTTGACGGCGGCGTGACGATCTAA
- a CDS encoding altronate dehydratase family protein — MSGSGFIKLRGDDNVVIALRALPSGTSLDGVPAPLASPVHPGHKIACAPIPEGENVIRYGQIIGQAKSAIQPGDHVHSHNLGMEGHSLQDHEFASQNTPLAPLEAGRTFQGYKRADGRTGTRNYIGILTSVNCSGSVAQFIAEASEKNGLLDRFPNVDGVVPIVHGTGCGMSGENEGYAALFRTLSGYAQHPNFGGILLIGLGCEVMQISDLVGGRPIRSDGALRYMTIQQQGGTRRTIEKGLEELEGIARLANTVSRSPVPISDITVGMQCGGSDGYSGITANPALGYASDLLVRHGGTTILSETPEIYGAEHLLTSRAETTDVGEKLLARVRWWEDYAARNGGEMDNNPSPGNKRGGLTTILEKSLGAVAKGGTAPLAGVYEFAEQVDRKGFVFMDSPGFDPCSVTGQVASGANLVVFTTGRGSVSGYKPTPCIKLATNSEMYGRMSEDMDLNCGDIVTDGVSIEAKGEELLELMIRVASGEHTKSEQLGFGGVEFVPWQIGAVM; from the coding sequence ATGAGCGGAAGCGGTTTCATCAAGCTCAGAGGCGACGACAATGTCGTTATCGCCTTACGGGCGCTTCCATCCGGAACCTCATTGGACGGTGTTCCTGCTCCACTTGCGTCGCCGGTTCATCCCGGTCACAAGATCGCTTGTGCACCGATCCCGGAAGGTGAAAATGTAATCCGCTATGGCCAGATCATCGGTCAGGCAAAGTCCGCCATTCAGCCCGGCGACCATGTGCATTCGCACAATCTGGGCATGGAGGGTCACAGTCTGCAGGACCATGAATTTGCTTCCCAGAACACGCCGCTTGCGCCCCTTGAAGCGGGACGAACCTTTCAAGGCTACAAGCGTGCGGATGGCCGGACCGGAACGCGCAATTATATCGGCATTCTGACGTCGGTGAACTGTTCGGGATCCGTTGCCCAATTCATTGCAGAAGCCTCTGAGAAGAATGGTTTGCTGGACCGTTTCCCGAATGTGGATGGTGTCGTGCCGATCGTGCACGGTACCGGCTGCGGAATGTCGGGTGAAAACGAAGGTTACGCCGCGCTGTTCCGCACGCTCTCCGGCTACGCGCAGCACCCCAATTTTGGCGGCATTCTCCTTATCGGCCTTGGATGTGAGGTCATGCAGATTTCAGATCTCGTCGGCGGACGGCCGATCCGGTCCGACGGTGCCTTGCGCTACATGACCATCCAGCAACAGGGAGGGACACGCAGGACGATCGAGAAAGGACTGGAGGAGCTGGAGGGTATCGCGCGCCTTGCCAACACTGTCAGCCGGAGCCCGGTCCCGATCAGCGATATCACTGTCGGAATGCAGTGCGGCGGGTCGGACGGTTATTCGGGGATCACCGCCAACCCTGCGCTTGGGTATGCGTCCGACCTTCTGGTCCGTCACGGCGGAACGACGATCCTTTCCGAAACGCCGGAAATATATGGTGCCGAACACCTTCTCACGAGCAGGGCAGAGACGACAGACGTTGGTGAGAAGCTTCTCGCGCGTGTTCGCTGGTGGGAGGACTATGCCGCCCGCAACGGCGGTGAAATGGATAACAACCCGAGCCCCGGCAACAAGCGTGGTGGACTGACGACGATCCTCGAGAAATCCCTGGGTGCCGTTGCCAAGGGAGGGACCGCACCGCTTGCGGGGGTCTACGAGTTTGCCGAACAGGTCGACCGGAAGGGATTTGTCTTTATGGACAGTCCCGGTTTCGACCCGTGCTCGGTCACGGGACAGGTTGCTTCGGGTGCAAACCTGGTCGTCTTCACAACAGGCCGCGGATCGGTTTCGGGATATAAACCGACACCTTGCATAAAGCTCGCCACGAATTCGGAAATGTACGGCCGTATGTCGGAGGACATGGACCTCAATTGCGGGGATATCGTCACCGATGGTGTGAGCATTGAAGCAAAGGGCGAGGAACTGCTGGAACTGATGATCCGGGTGGCCTCCGGTGAACATACCAAAAGCGAGCAACTCGGCTTCGGCGGCGTGGAATTCGTGCCATGGCAAATAGGGGCGGTTATGTGA
- a CDS encoding GntR family transcriptional regulator: protein MTSTDIDENRLQDINAFEGSLAHRVYLALQDAILSLKFLPGQVIRKGPVCERLGVSRSPVAEAITRLANEGLVDVIPQSGTRIAHLSMEDIREGTFLRQALELASVAKVAEDRTEDQFAQINRNMRLQDLLVEDSDFPGFYQADEEFHALLMAFTGYPRLKTVARMVSLQVTRARMLLLPTPGRATETLDEHRAVVDAIRMKDPDAAQRAMRHHLGQLMPRIEALAETRPELFQSR, encoded by the coding sequence ATGACAAGCACCGATATCGACGAAAACAGGCTTCAAGACATCAATGCTTTTGAAGGGTCGCTCGCGCACAGGGTCTATCTGGCGCTTCAGGACGCAATCCTGTCGCTGAAGTTCCTGCCCGGGCAGGTGATCCGAAAGGGACCCGTCTGCGAAAGGCTGGGAGTTTCCAGGTCCCCGGTTGCAGAGGCTATCACCCGCCTTGCCAATGAGGGTCTTGTCGATGTGATCCCGCAGTCCGGAACCCGGATCGCCCACTTGTCGATGGAAGACATTCGCGAAGGAACATTCTTGCGCCAGGCACTTGAACTTGCAAGCGTTGCCAAGGTTGCCGAAGACCGGACGGAAGATCAGTTCGCCCAGATAAACCGGAATATGAGGCTTCAGGACCTGCTCGTGGAAGACAGCGATTTTCCCGGCTTTTACCAGGCAGACGAGGAATTCCACGCGCTCTTGATGGCGTTTACCGGATACCCCAGGCTCAAGACGGTCGCGCGCATGGTATCGCTCCAGGTGACCCGCGCCCGCATGCTGCTCCTGCCGACACCAGGCCGTGCCACGGAGACACTGGACGAACACCGGGCCGTGGTTGATGCCATCCGCATGAAAGATCCTGACGCTGCGCAGCGCGCCATGCGCCACCACCTTGGCCAACTGATGCCCCGCATCGAGGCACTCGCGGAAACACGCCCCGAGCTTTTCCAATCCCGATGA